Proteins found in one Mangifera indica cultivar Alphonso chromosome 15, CATAS_Mindica_2.1, whole genome shotgun sequence genomic segment:
- the LOC123198111 gene encoding cytokinin hydroxylase-like: MEWPLLSSILNIILVVFVLLLLRAVFSCWIFPAFAYQKLKRNGLRGPTPRFPFGNISEMTKKMTSNSSVGVSHDIHSTVFPHFARWQQSYGKVFLYWLGTEPFLCIADPEFLRKFSAGVVAKNWGKPSVFKKDRMPMFGDGLVMVEGEEWARLRHVITPAFAFTKLKPMTSLMVESATKMLDRWSSLINSGNGEIDVEREIITTAGEIIGKTSFGVSYENGSEVLKKLSDMQIGLFKYNGNVGVPFRNFINPKRNLEAMRLGKEVDTLLLTIVADRKKSGNQHPPKDLLGLLLDANNTLTSRELIDQCKTFFFGGQETTALALSWTLLLLAMNPKWQNLLREEIRQVIGDKEVDYDLLAGLKKMGCVMNEVLRLYPPAPNAQRQTRQDIQVDDQIVPKGTNVWIDLVSMHHDPALWGDDVNEFKPERFEKDQLYGGCKNKMGFLPFGFGGRMCVARHLAMTEYKVVLSLILSRFSLQLSPTYSHAPGYLLSLRPTYGLPLKVQPL; encoded by the exons ATGGAGTGGCCTCTTTTATCTTCAATTCTTAACATAATATTagtagtttttgttttactcttGTTAAGAGCAGTATTCTCTTGCTGGATTTTCCCAGCTTTTGCATATCAGAAACTCAAGAGAAATGGGCTTCGAGGTCCAACTCCAAGGTTTCCTTTCGGGAATATTAGTGAGATGACGAAGAAGATGACGAGTAATTCATCAGTTGGTGTTTCCCATGATATTCACTCAACTGTCTTTCCTCACTTTGCTCGGTGGCAACAGTCGTACG GAAAAGTATTCCTCTACTGGCTGGGCACAGAGCCATTTTTATGCATTGCAGATCCAGAATTTCTTAGAAAATTTTCTGCAGGAGTTGTTGCAAAGAATTGGGGAAAACCAAGTGTGTTTAAAAAAGACAGAATGCCCATGTTTGGTGATGGTCTAGTTATGGTGGAAGGAGAGGAATGGGCTCGTCTTCGCCATGTAATCACTCCTGCATTCGCCTTTACCAAATTGAAG CCTATGACAAGTCTGATGGTGGAGTCGGCCACTAAAATGCTAGACCGGTGGAGTAGTCTTATAAACTCTGGCAACGGAGAAATCGATGTGGAAAGAGAGATCATAACAACAGCCGGTGAAATAATCGGTAAGACCAGCTTTGGAGTCAGCTACGAAAACGGTAGtgaagtattaaaaaaattaagtgacATGCAGATTGGCCTTTTTAAGTATAACGGCAATGTGGGTGTCCCTTTTAGGAATTTTATCAACCCTAAGCGAAACTTGGAGGCCATGAGACTTGGAAAAGAAGTAGATACTCTACTTCTAACGATCGTAGCTGATCGAAAAAAATCAGGTAACCAGCATCCTCCGAAAGACCTGCTGGGTTTATTGCTTGACGCAAACAATACTTTAACTTCAAGGGAACTAATAGATCAGTGCAAGACTTTCTTTTTTGGTGGCCAAGAAACCACGGCGTTGGCACTTTCCTGGACTTTACTGCTTTTGGCCATGAATCCAAAGTGGCAAAATCTTCTGAGAGAGGAGATAAGACAAGTAATAGGGGATAAAGAAGTGGATTACGATTTGCTTGCTGGACTAAAGAAG ATGGGATGTGTAATGAATGAGGTTTTACGACTGTATCCACCAGCACCAAATGCACAAAGGCAAACGCGGCAAGACATACAAGTTGATGATCAAATAGTACCTAAAGGAACCAACGTGTGGATTGATTTGGTATCCATGCATCATGATCCCGCTTTGTGGGGCGATGATGTGAATGAGTTTAAGCCTGAAAGGTTTGAGAAGGATCAGCTATACGGTGGCTGCAAAAACAAGATGGGGTTTCTGCCATTTGGTTTTGGAGGGAGGATGTGTGTTGCCAGACATTTGGCCATGACTGAGTATAAGGTTGTTCTATCCCTCATTCTCTCAAGGTTTTCTTTGCAGCTTTCCCCTACTTATAGTCATGCACCTGGTTATTTGCTCTCCCTGAGGCCCACCTATGGCTTGCCTCTCAAAGTTCAACCCCTCTAA